In the Bicyclus anynana chromosome 6, ilBicAnyn1.1, whole genome shotgun sequence genome, one interval contains:
- the LOC112049272 gene encoding post-GPI attachment to proteins factor 2-like isoform X1: MGNDAQVEIPTHSKEQDKSHTKESCIVDRTIKTLNYKGLLWSCSLRRICLSALWLPLGALVFCYVTASIFQADDIHETHCRVYNVVPSISAITGISPQRYVWRICIAYHLGPRLLIGSLYYNYHKERTSYIFEDKVRNLAINLGEACYWLNLIELLALTGVTYVSNRENYFVHEKIFIIFMVTSLLHMLCRARVGCLASDVVEPVKTNKLVWILFFVAICATIGLIVFFLRHRLLCRPLAFTWFSICEYILATANMAFHALIVQDLPVHELQVVCPTGKTN, encoded by the exons ATGGGAAATGACGCACAAGTAGAGATACCAACACACTCGAAAGAGCAGGATAAATCTCATACAAAGGAATCGTGTATTGTAGACAGAACTATCAAAACTTTAAATTACAAG GGACTGCTATGGTCATGTTCTCTGAGAAGGATATGTTTAAGTGCCCTATGGCTTCCACTAGGTGCTTTAGTATTTTGTTATGTGACAGCGTCTATATTCCAGGCAGATGATATCCATGAAACACACTGTAGG gtTTATAATGTAGTTCCATCAATAAGTGCAATTACGGGGATCAGCCCACAAAGATATGTTTGGAGAATATGCATTGCTTACCACCTAGGACCAAGACTGTTAATAGGTTCGTTATATTACAACTACCATAAAGAACGCACTTCATATATCTTCGAAGATAAG GTACGCAATTTAGCTATAAATTTAGGAGAAGCTTGTTACTGGTTGAACCTGATAGAGTTACTTGCACTAACTGGAGTTACATATGTCTCCAACAGGGAAAATTACT TCGTACACGAGAAGATATTCATTATATTCATGGTGACATCGCTCCTTCATATGCTATGCCGCGCGCGTGTTGGCTGCTTAGCCAGCGATGTCGTGGAGCCAGTGAAGACGAACAAGCTCGTGTGGATCCTATTCTTTGTGGCCATCTGTGCTACTATTGGCCTTATTGTCTTCTTTTTGAGACACCGACTGCTTTGTCGACCACTCG CATTTACGTGGTTTTCAATTTGCGAGTACATCCTTGCGACAGCGAATATGGCATTCCACGCGCTCATTGTCCAAGATCTTCCGGTACACGAGCTACAAGTTGTATGCCCCACAGGCAAGACcaactaa
- the LOC112049272 gene encoding post-GPI attachment to proteins factor 2-like isoform X2, translated as MGNDAQVEIPTHSKEQDKSHTKESCIVDRTIKTLNYKADDIHETHCRVYNVVPSISAITGISPQRYVWRICIAYHLGPRLLIGSLYYNYHKERTSYIFEDKVRNLAINLGEACYWLNLIELLALTGVTYVSNRENYFVHEKIFIIFMVTSLLHMLCRARVGCLASDVVEPVKTNKLVWILFFVAICATIGLIVFFLRHRLLCRPLAFTWFSICEYILATANMAFHALIVQDLPVHELQVVCPTGKTN; from the exons ATGGGAAATGACGCACAAGTAGAGATACCAACACACTCGAAAGAGCAGGATAAATCTCATACAAAGGAATCGTGTATTGTAGACAGAACTATCAAAACTTTAAATTACAAG GCAGATGATATCCATGAAACACACTGTAGG gtTTATAATGTAGTTCCATCAATAAGTGCAATTACGGGGATCAGCCCACAAAGATATGTTTGGAGAATATGCATTGCTTACCACCTAGGACCAAGACTGTTAATAGGTTCGTTATATTACAACTACCATAAAGAACGCACTTCATATATCTTCGAAGATAAG GTACGCAATTTAGCTATAAATTTAGGAGAAGCTTGTTACTGGTTGAACCTGATAGAGTTACTTGCACTAACTGGAGTTACATATGTCTCCAACAGGGAAAATTACT TCGTACACGAGAAGATATTCATTATATTCATGGTGACATCGCTCCTTCATATGCTATGCCGCGCGCGTGTTGGCTGCTTAGCCAGCGATGTCGTGGAGCCAGTGAAGACGAACAAGCTCGTGTGGATCCTATTCTTTGTGGCCATCTGTGCTACTATTGGCCTTATTGTCTTCTTTTTGAGACACCGACTGCTTTGTCGACCACTCG CATTTACGTGGTTTTCAATTTGCGAGTACATCCTTGCGACAGCGAATATGGCATTCCACGCGCTCATTGTCCAAGATCTTCCGGTACACGAGCTACAAGTTGTATGCCCCACAGGCAAGACcaactaa